Genomic DNA from Ilyobacter polytropus DSM 2926:
GTCGATATTACGAGGGTAAGATGGATTATTTTTATTACTTTATTGAGAAAGGAATTGACCTTTTAGAAAATAAAGGTATATTATCCTATATAACAACAAATTACTGGCTTAAAGCAGACCATGCCACCAAACTGCGGGAGAAAATTAAAACTGAGACAGACTTCAAATATGTAAATAATTATAATATTTCAGTTTTTAAAAATGCACCTGGACAACATAATTTTGTTTTTTCTCTCCAAAAGTCAAAAGGAAATGATGAATTTGAAGTTATAGATGAAAACAAAAAATATATTTCAAGAAATTCACTTATTTATAATGGCATTGGGAAAATAATATTGGCTTCACAAGAGGAATTGAAAAATCTAAAAAAAATATATAATAACCGAACTCACACACTAGGTGAATTACTAAATATAAATCAAGGTATCGTTAGCGGGTGTGATAAAGCATTCGTATTTAAAGAGTATCAGGAAAATTTTTCTGAGTATTTAAAACCCTTTTATAAAAACAAAGATATTCATAAATATGTGGTTGAAGAATATAGCAAATTTTGGATACTTTATATTGATAGAGATACTAAAGTTAATGAGAGAGTTTTAGATCATTTGGAAAAACACAGAGAAAAATTGGAGTCTAGAAGAGAGGCTAAAAATAAAAAAATCAACTGGTGGGAACTTCAGTGGGCACGGGATAATAAAATTTTTGGACAACCAAAAATAGTCGGACGTCAAAGAAGCAGATATAATAAATTTGCATATACGGAAAAAGAATTTCACGGAAGTGCAGACATCTATTATCTAACTAAAAAATCTAAAAAGATAAATCTTTTATATATTTTAGGCTATCTTAATTCAAGTTCTTTTTATAGTTGGTTTAGATATAACGGCAAAGTAAAAGGATATAATCTTGAATTATATTCTACTCCATTAAAAGAAACACCTATTTATTACCCAGATGATCCAAATAAAATTAACTATATTGAAACCTTGGTAAAACAGCAAATAGTAAATTATGACGAAAAAATTCAAACTAAGATAGACGAATATTTTAAAAATACATATTAAAGGGGTGCCTAGGCACCCCTTTAATATTTTTAAGATATTTTAACTCCCTTGATATCGTCTAAGTCAAATTTTAATGAGAAGAAAATTTGAGATTTATCGGAACATCCTCTTTCACTTGCTTGTTTGATATCCTCTATATCCATATCTAGAATATCACCCTTTTCAAAACTTCTTAACTTACAATTCCTACACTTTTCCAGTGCAGGATCATAACATCCGTATCCTTCTAAAAGAAGATTATTTTTTTCAATAAAATATACAATTTTTGCTTCCCGATCAAAATCTCGTGGAAAATTGATGCTTAAAACCATTTGTCCCTCCTTAATCATATAACCTAAAGATATTTACTCCATAAACTGAACTTTCCTTCATTTTTGACAACTTTTTTTTTGAGAATATCGACCCAAGGACAGTTAAAAATCTCTTTGGAAAATAAGATACTTAAACAAACATAAGATGCCAAATCATCAGCGTGAATAAGACAACAAACATTTATTTAGTGTGGAAGTAGGAAAGACTAATATCGTTCAACAATAATTGAGTAATAAGATTTTTTAGTCTCACCTGTTGCTATGTCTAGTATCTCAGGTTCATGTTCTGTAACTTTAAATTTAAGAAGATGTTCTTTTATATCTTCAGCTTCGAAGATATGGGGCTCTAATTCAACTTTATCATCACTTTTGAACCGTATGATAATCTCTTTATTGTTCACCATACACCTTTTGGATTCTGGATCTAATAACTCATATCCAAATCTTTCAAGCTGATTAATCAACTCATCTATTAAAGCCATATTGAACACCTCCTCTTATATATTTTTTCTTCATGAAGATTAATTTTCCTTTAAAAAAATAAAAAACCTGTCTAAAAAAAATAGAAAGGTTTTTTTATAATTAGATTATTCATTTCTAAGGGCATCAATGGGGTTCATACGAGCTGCCTGATTGGCAGGATAAACTCCAAATATAAGTCCTATAAGTGTAGAAATCACTACAGATATTGTCATAACATTAACTGAGAATATAGGGGTAATTCCTGAAACAATTCCAAAGATCTCGGCAGCCAGAAAGCCCATAAAAATACCGATGGCCCCTCCTGATATGGATAATACAATGGCTTCGGTTAAAAACTGAAAGAGAATATCTCTGTTTTTTGCCCCTATAGCCTTCCTTATACCGATCTCCTTTATCCTTTCGGTGACACTGACCAGCATAATATTCATAACGCCTATACCACCTACTAAGAGGGATATAGAGGCCACAAATGTAACAAAGACATTCAATGTAGATAAGATTTCATTAAAGGAACTTCCACGGGAAACCTGTTCCTCATACTCATAAATATCTGTCACATTTTTATTCTCTAGCTCAGTCATTATATCTGTGAGCATTACCTGGGACATGGATGTATCAGAAGCTTTTACAAGTATAGAGGAATATTCATCTGTTTCGGTGATTCTTTCCATCAGAGGAAGAGAAATTCTTCCAAGTGCAGGTATAAATCTGCTTATTCCCAGTTCATTCATAGCAGCATCTGGATGCTGGAAAACACCTACTATTGTAAAGTTTTCTATTTTATTAAGTCCTCTAAAATCTATGGAAATTTTTTCTCCCAAAGGATTTTTATCCGGGAAGATTTTATTTGCAGTGATATGGTCTATAACTATAACGTGGGTTTTTTCT
This window encodes:
- a CDS encoding ABC transporter permease gives rise to the protein MLGIIIGISSVIAMSAIGQGGQKKITGSLAKSGFGVYEISVDTDHENYRSSYALNSGDVALLKDNDNLEAISPRMFQRVDYKNTNNKNLRGGLFGTSPGFEVIDELTYIMGRPILENEFLEKTHVIVIDHITANKIFPDKNPLGEKISIDFRGLNKIENFTIVGVFQHPDAAMNELGISRFIPALGRISLPLMERITETDEYSSILVKASDTSMSQVMLTDIMTELENKNVTDIYEYEEQVSRGSSFNEILSTLNVFVTFVASISLLVGGIGVMNIMLVSVTERIKEIGIRKAIGAKNRDILFQFLTEAIVLSISGGAIGIFMGFLAAEIFGIVSGITPIFSVNVMTISVVISTLIGLIFGVYPANQAARMNPIDALRNE
- a CDS encoding Eco57I restriction-modification methylase domain-containing protein yields the protein MYSNELSTSTNYKVYTPKKIADEMVDKSLEFYFEGEYSKEKIDKLRIADISCGTGNLLLAVLEKMMEISKEVYGEYKYNPKWIEGYDIDIEALEKLRIRSQILLKKYGVTGEISTFCKNSIIYSNEKKYKIILGNPPYFGEKNNKEIFQELKKNDFGSRYYEGKMDYFYYFIEKGIDLLENKGILSYITTNYWLKADHATKLREKIKTETDFKYVNNYNISVFKNAPGQHNFVFSLQKSKGNDEFEVIDENKKYISRNSLIYNGIGKIILASQEELKNLKKIYNNRTHTLGELLNINQGIVSGCDKAFVFKEYQENFSEYLKPFYKNKDIHKYVVEEYSKFWILYIDRDTKVNERVLDHLEKHREKLESRREAKNKKINWWELQWARDNKIFGQPKIVGRQRSRYNKFAYTEKEFHGSADIYYLTKKSKKINLLYILGYLNSSSFYSWFRYNGKVKGYNLELYSTPLKETPIYYPDDPNKINYIETLVKQQIVNYDEKIQTKIDEYFKNTY